One window from the genome of Dioscorea cayenensis subsp. rotundata cultivar TDr96_F1 chromosome 3, TDr96_F1_v2_PseudoChromosome.rev07_lg8_w22 25.fasta, whole genome shotgun sequence encodes:
- the LOC120254299 gene encoding protein-tyrosine-phosphatase IBR5, whose product MRKRERENPCVVCGHYHKYEEGEVCGVCGHRMPASSEKLVQQSSAFPSEILKDFLYLGSYDNASRGELLKTQGISRILNTVPACQNLYKNSFTYYCLEDEKILQFDNATQFLEQCERDKARVLVHCMSGRSRSPAVVIAYLMKCKGWRFAQSHQWVKDRRPQVELSPAVHQQLLEYEQKIFGSNEPMPTQVSAMPDSSSGFVFGFPKVSDSNTLPIFNQLANTSIFEQTGPNIAPTSFVFGAGRPVDQPFPDNNAFGFIHPNTNEAPMDSS is encoded by the exons ATGAGGAAGAGGGAGAGGGAGAACCCTTGCGTTGTTTGTGGGCACTACCACAAGTATGAGGAAGGGGAGGTGTGTGGGGTTTGCGGGCATCGGATGCCGGCGTCGTCGGAGAAGCTTGTTCAGCAGAGCAGCGCGTTCCCGTCGGAGATCTTGAaggattttttgtatttgggGAGTTATGACAACGCGTCTCGTGGGGAACTTCTCAAGACTCAGGGCATCTCTCGGATCCTCAAT ACTGTACCTGCTTGCCAGAATTTATACAAGAATTCCTTCACCTATTATTGCCTTGAAGATGAGAAGATTTTGCAATTTGATAATGCCACCCAGTTTTTAG AGCAATGTGAAAGGGATAAAGCTCGGGTTCTTGTTCATTGCATGTCAGGAAGGAGCAG GTCCCCAGCCGTGGTGATTGCCTATTTAATGAAATGTAAAGGTTGGCGTTTTGCACAAAGTCACCAATGGGTAAAAGACCGCCGACCTCAGGTGGAGCTTTCCCCAG CTGTCCATCAGCAATTGCTGGAGTACGAACAGAAGATTTTTGGATCAAACGAGCCTATGCCGACCCAAGTTTCGGCTATGCCGGACTCATCCTCGGGTTTTGTGTTTGGTTTCCCAAAAGTTTCTGATAGCAATACTCTTCCTATCTTCAATCAGTTAGCAAACACGTCAATCTTCGAGCAAACAGGTCCAAACATCGCACCCACCAGCTTTGTGTTCGGAGCAGGAAGGCCAGTTGACCAGCCATTCCCTGATAACAATGCATTCGGCTTCATTCATCCGAACACCAACGAAGCACCGATGGACAGCTCTTAA
- the LOC120255186 gene encoding uncharacterized protein LOC120255186, whose protein sequence is MTARYKRATAPFDETARARLWVAGVPEPEIGAESSPELAELVDSFYDEGSGKRSDLGSVKGLEKLRIALSDSGSDPIADRIRYLVESVVRVNGSGLDGLNFRIVIRLRDHGFDAGVCTSVVHACKHEYVDVITSTTTARYIVETNLKAEFQIARPTTEYLSLLEMVPKVFVGTPVTLRTVVQTMCTAGEVSMKCMAMHVPPWRRWAYVHAKWSAPHVRSVSVSPARNSSPARLKACRVEMVNKLKSLPMASGFL, encoded by the exons ATGACGGCGAGATACAAGAGGGCGACGGCGCCGTTTGATGAGACGGCGAGGGCACGGCTGTGGGTCGCCGGAGTACCGGAGCCTGAGATCGGGGCTGAGAGCTCGCCGGAGCTGGCGGAGCTCGTGGATTCGTTCTACGATGAAGGGAGCGGGAAGAGGAGCGATTTGGGATCCGTTAAGGGGTTGGAGAAGCTGAGGATAGCCTTATCGGATTCGGGTTCGGATCCGATTGCGGACAGGATCCGATATCTCGTTGAGAGTGTTGTTCGGGTTAACGGGTCGGGTTTGGATGGGTTGAATTTTCGGATTGTGATCCGACTCCGAGATCACGGGTTTGATGctg GGGTTTGCACGTCGGTAGTGCATGCATGCAAACATGAGTACGTGGACGTGATCACCAGCACCACCACCGCACGATACATCGTGGAAACGAATCTCAAAGCAGAGTTCCAGATCGCGAGGCCAACAACAGAGTACCTCTCTCTCTTAGAAATGGTGCCGAAGGTGTTCGTCGGAACGCCGGTGACTCTCCGGACGGTGGTGCAAACCATGTGCACCGCCGGAGAAGTGTCCATGAAGTGCATGGCCATGCACGTGCCGCCTTGGAGACGGTGGGCCTACGTGCATGCGAAATGGAGTGCACCTCATGTACGTAGTGTTAGTGTTTCTCCGGCGAGGAACTCGTCGCCGGCTCGCCTGAAAGCTTGCAGGGTGGAGATGGTCAACAAGCTTAAGAGTTTGCCAATGGCCTCTGGTTTCTTgtaa